GGGAGAGAGATAAGTACTAAACTCCATCACCCAATCCCCCTGCTCTCTGTTGAGCGTCTGACAGCAGCCCACCCACGAGGAGTGCTTTCTGGAGTTCCCCCAACTCTGCTGAGTTACTCGAGATTCTTCGCTGGTTCCCCGACCCTCCCCTGACCACCGAAAACTCTTAAGTGCCTGTGCCTCGGCCAGCCATTGCCCGGAGTTTTTCTGAACGGAGGAAAGCCCGCGCCCGAGGTCTCGCACTTACCCGGGTTAAAGAGCACGGTCCCCTTGAGGTAGGCGTACTCCTTGGTACTGATGTCCAGGCTCCAGCACTTGGCAAGGAAGCACTTGATGGCTTGGACTTCAGCGGCCGTTGGCAAACGCCCGGCCTCGCGCGGCGGTACCAAGGGTGGCGGCTGCGGGGTCGGAGGCGGCGGCTCGTCGCCCGCGGTCTCCCGCCGCCTGGTGGTGAGGATCCTCTGCAGCAGGCTGGGCTCCGAGGTCTCTACCGTCTCAAAGTTCAAGCGGTCCTGGGCCAGCTCGAGCATGAGCAGCGGCGCCCAGCTGTTGCGCACCAGCACCAGCTGCTGGTCCAGAGGGAGCACCTGGAAGCAGGGTAAGTACTTGACAAAGCGCAGCGTCTTCAACAGGCCTGCCGAGGCGGCCTCGCAGACCACCTGTGGACTCTTCAGGGCCACTCGGCGCTGCGCGTCACACCGGGGGTCCCACCAGGGGGCCGCGGGCTGCATCTCCCGAGCCGCGTGCGTCTGCTTGGCGCTCGCCGGCAAGCGGTGGAAGATGCTGCCGTGGCGCGGGTGCTCGTCCCCGCAAAAGCAGCAGCGGGACAGGTACGCCACGGCCTGCCGGCCCGGCAGCTGCTGtctgccccccaggccctgggcgCTGTAAGAGCGGCCCCACCACGCGCCCCCAGGCCGTGCCTCGGGCGTTTCCGGCGCCACGTGCGTCTGCTTGGCGCTCGTGAGCAAGCTGTAGAGGATGCTGCCCTGGCGCGGGTGCTCTTCCCCGCAGAAGCAGCAGCGGTACAGGAGCACCGTGGTCCGCGCCCCCGGCAGCGCCCCTCCGCCTGGCGCGGGCTCCGCGCCGCACGAGCAGCCCCAGCACGCGCCCCCGAGCCGCGCCTCGGGCGCCTCCGCAGCCGCGCGCGTCTGCTTGGCGCTCGTGAGCATGTTGTAGAGGATGCTGCCCTGGCGCGGGTGCTCTTCCCCGCAGAAGCAGCAGCGGTACAGGAGCGCCGTGGTCCGCGCCCCCGGCAGCGCCCCTCGGCCCGGCGCGGGCTCCGCGCCGCACGAGCAGCCCCAGCACGCGCCCCCCAGCCGCGCCTCGGGCGCCACCGGGGCCGCGTGCGTCTGCTTGGCGCTCATGAGCATGTTGTAGAGGATGCTGCCCTGCCACTGGTGGTCCTCGCCTGCCATGGCCCGCGGTGCCCGGAACCCGACTCTGTCCGGTGGCGGCCGCCTGGGATCTATTTATACCAAGCGCGCACGCACGCGCGTCGGCCGTCTCCGCCAGGGCAAGGGCGcggaggggggcgcgggcgctGTGCTCGGGAGTGTTCGCCCTTGACCTCAGCGGTTAAAAAGGGGCAGATGCTCCTTAAAGGCTGAGAATgaagggggcggggcggaggcaTGGGAGCTTCTGGACACTCCGTTCCTCTGGTTAcacccttccctgcctctggaAGGCAGAGCGCAGAGGAGGTAGCAGATAATCTGGGGGCAGGGCTCCAACTCTTCACTGAAACCTGGCATCTCGTTTGCTCCCTTTATTGGAAGGGCAGGCGTGCCTCATTAAACGGGGACAATCTATTTCTATGACATCGTTGAATACTTTCATTAAGTGCTCAAACTTTCTATGACTTATGTTTTCCATATGGATGGGGAAGTCTCGTTTTCAGGAAACTTGAAAAGTAAAGACCACGGACCAGCGATAAGAGCATTGCGTGGTAACTTGCTAGAAATGCCCCACCTGGGTCTCCAGCCAGACCTTCTGActctgaatctgcattttaatgaggttcccggggcgggaggggagtgggggttgCATGCCCTTTACATTTTGAAAAGCGCTGCTTTAAGGATACAGTCATAAGCGTTTTGTTTGACTCCGTTGATATTCATGAGCACCCACTTTATGTATTAAAGAGCAAGAGTGACCAGGATGTAAAAGTGGCTAATATTTGGGGGTTATAATAATCGCAGGTGCTAAAAGGTTGCTTCAGTGAGAACTTTGGATTCTTCTAAAAGTATTACCTTGGGTAGTTGTGTAATTAATGTTTCTTCTCACACCCCTCCTACCTCAATAATGAGAAACACGGGTTTCAGGAAGCCTGGCTCCTTTGATCCCCACTTGCCACACAGCCTCCTTCCTTGAGTTCTATACGGGCGCTGAGATCAGTGGGTCTTTCCACATCACCACCTGCCCCCGTTGTGTAACTGTTTCACCAACCAGCTGCTTAacttcaaactcacaaccctttagttttc
The Vulpes vulpes isolate BD-2025 chromosome X, VulVul3, whole genome shotgun sequence genome window above contains:
- the NR0B1 gene encoding nuclear receptor subfamily 0 group B member 1 encodes the protein MAGEDHQWQGSILYNMLMSAKQTHAAPVAPEARLGGACWGCSCGAEPAPGRGALPGARTTALLYRCCFCGEEHPRQGSILYNMLTSAKQTRAAAEAPEARLGGACWGCSCGAEPAPGGGALPGARTTVLLYRCCFCGEEHPRQGSILYSLLTSAKQTHVAPETPEARPGGAWWGRSYSAQGLGGRQQLPGRQAVAYLSRCCFCGDEHPRHGSIFHRLPASAKQTHAAREMQPAAPWWDPRCDAQRRVALKSPQVVCEAASAGLLKTLRFVKYLPCFQVLPLDQQLVLVRNSWAPLLMLELAQDRLNFETVETSEPSLLQRILTTRRRETAGDEPPPPTPQPPPLVPPREAGRLPTAAEVQAIKCFLAKCWSLDISTKEYAYLKGTVLFNPDLPGLHCVKYIQGLQWGAQQILSDHIRMTHRGYQARFAELNSALFLLRYVNADVIVELFFRPIIGSVSMDDMMLEMLCAKL